The Chthoniobacterales bacterium genomic interval CGATCCCACGACGGAGGCGGCCATCATGGCCATCATCGAGGACCTCATGCGCGGCCGCACCACGCTCATCGTCACGCACCGCATCGCGACCGTGCACCAGCTCGGCAAGGTGGCCGTCCTCAAGAACGGCGAGATCGCGGAATTCGGCCCCGGCCCGGAGCTTCTGCGCGCCGGCGGCGTGTATGCGGAACTCTACCGCGCCGGCCAATACGACAACGCGTAAAGGGTTGCCGCGCGAAGACGCCGCCGGCCCGGTTACGGAAGGCCGATGTTTTTTTCCGCGGCCTTGCGGGAGTCTAGCCGGGCTTTCACGATTTCCCAGATGATCGGGAGCACGGAGACGACGATGATGCCGAGAATCACGATCTTCATGTTCTTCTGCACGATCTCGAGGCCGCCGAAGATGTAGCCGGCCCCGATGAAGAGGCCGACCCAGAGGACGGCGCCGGCGACGTTATAGAGGGCGAATTTCGGGTAGCTCATCGTGCCGACGCCGGCCACGAAGGGGGCGAAGGTGCGCACGATGGGCACGAAGCGCGCGAGGATGATGGCGCGGCCACCGTATTTTTCGTAGAAGGCGTGCGCCTTCATGAGATGGGCCTTCTTGAAGAAGCGGCTGTCCTCGAAATGGAACACGCGGGGGCCGATCCATTTGCCGATGGCGTAGTTCAGGGCGTCGCCGACGACGGCGGCCACGAGCAGGAGCGGCGCGATGTATTCGAGCCGCAGGTTCATCTCCGGCCGGGCCGCGAGGGCGCCGACGGCGAAGAGCAGCGAGTCGCCCGGCAGGAACGGCGTCACGACAAGACCGGTCTCGCAGAAGATGATCGCGAAGAGCAGCGCGTAGATCCAGAGGCCGTAGTTCTGGATGAACCACACGAGGTGGTTCTCCGCGTGCAGGATGAAGTCGATCGCTTGCTTGAGCAGGTCCATGGCGGGTGGGATGGAACCACCAAGTCACCGAGACACCAAGAATTAATCCTGGCCTCGGCGTCTCCGGGCGGTCGTGGCGGCCTTTACAGCCGGATCACGCGGGCTGCGTAGATGTCGGGCTCCGCGAGGAGACGGTCGAGCGTGGCCTGGTCGGGAGCGCTGTCGACGTTCAGGATCGTGAGGGCCTTGCCGCCCGCCGCGTCGCGGCTGAGGGACATGCTGGCGATGTTCACGTTCTGTTCACCGAGGAGCGTGCCGAGGTGGCCGACGATGCCGGGACGGTCCTTGTTCTCGAGGAGAAGGACGACGCCGCTGGGGGTGACTTCCACCGGCTGGCTTTTCACGCGGACGATGCGCGGCTCGTTCTTGGCGCCGAAGAAGGTGCCGCCGAGCGAGACCTTGCTGTCGCCGCTCCAGACGGCAACGTGCAGCCATTCGTTGAAGTCGGTCTGCTCGCTGGATTTCACCTCCTCGACCTCGAGGCCGAGGGTCTGGGCCATGCTGCGGACGTTCACGCTGTTCACCTCGTCGCCGCCGGCGTGGGTGAGGAAGCCGGTGAGGATCGCGCGGGTGATCGCGTCGGTGGGCAGCTCGACAGCCTTGCCGCCGTAGGTGATGACGATGCGGTCGTTGCGATTCGGCGCGAGCTGGGCGGCGAATTTGCCGAGCTTGTCGCCGAGCGTGAGGTAGGGCTTCACGATCGCGAAGGTCTTCGCGTCGATGCTGGGCATGTTCACCGCATTGCGGATTTCGCCGTCGAGGAGCGCGGCGCGAATGGCCTGGGCGATCTCGATGCCGACGTTTTCCTGCGCCTCCGCCGTGCTGGCGCCGAGGTGCGGGGTAAAAACGATATTCGGGGCGTTGCGGAGCGGGAAGTCCTCCGGAGGGGGCTCGACCTCGTAAACGTCGAGGGCGGCGCCGCCGACATGGCCGGACTCCAGCGCGTCCTTGAGCGCGGCTTCGTCGACGAGGCCGCCGCGGGCGCAGTTCACGATGCGGACGCCCTTCTTGCAGAGGGCGAGCCGGCGTGCGTCGAGCATGTGCTTCGTCTCGGGCGTGAACGGCATGTGCATCGTGATGAAGTCGCACTGCGGCACGAGCTGGTCGAGATCGTCGATGAGCTCGACCTGAAGCGTGCGGGCGCGGCTGGCGGAGAGGTAGGGATCGTAGGCGACGACGCGCATGCCGAAGGCAATGGCGCGGCGGGCGACTTCGGTGCCGATGCGGCCCATGCCGAGAATGCCGAGCGTCTTGTTGTAAAGCTCGACGCCCTCGAATTTTTTGCGGTCCCACTTGCCGGCCTTCATGCTGGCGTCGGCCTGCGGGATGGCGCGGGCGAGCGAGACCATGAGCGAGAAGGCAAGCTCGGCGGTGGAGATCGTGTTCCCGCCGGGCGTGTTCATGACGATGACGCCATTCTTCGTGGCGGCGTCGACCTTCACGTTGTCCACGCCGACGCCGGCCCGGCCGACGACTTTGAGATTCTTCGCGGCGTCGAGCACGGCGGCGGTGACCTTCGTCTGGGAACGGACGACGAGGGCGGAAAATTCGGGAATGATTTTGAGGAGCTCGGCTTCGGGCGCGCCTTTGCCGCCGGGGAACACGGTGACGTCGAGCAGGCCGCCAGCGGCGAGTTCATCGACGCAGCTTTGGGAGACGGGGTCTGCGACCAGGACCTT includes:
- the serA gene encoding phosphoglycerate dehydrogenase; this encodes MQTPKVLVADPVSQSCVDELAAGGLLDVTVFPGGKGAPEAELLKIIPEFSALVVRSQTKVTAAVLDAAKNLKVVGRAGVGVDNVKVDAATKNGVIVMNTPGGNTISTAELAFSLMVSLARAIPQADASMKAGKWDRKKFEGVELYNKTLGILGMGRIGTEVARRAIAFGMRVVAYDPYLSASRARTLQVELIDDLDQLVPQCDFITMHMPFTPETKHMLDARRLALCKKGVRIVNCARGGLVDEAALKDALESGHVGGAALDVYEVEPPPEDFPLRNAPNIVFTPHLGASTAEAQENVGIEIAQAIRAALLDGEIRNAVNMPSIDAKTFAIVKPYLTLGDKLGKFAAQLAPNRNDRIVITYGGKAVELPTDAITRAILTGFLTHAGGDEVNSVNVRSMAQTLGLEVEEVKSSEQTDFNEWLHVAVWSGDSKVSLGGTFFGAKNEPRIVRVKSQPVEVTPSGVVLLLENKDRPGIVGHLGTLLGEQNVNIASMSLSRDAAGGKALTILNVDSAPDQATLDRLLAEPDIYAARVIRL
- a CDS encoding DedA family protein codes for the protein MDLLKQAIDFILHAENHLVWFIQNYGLWIYALLFAIIFCETGLVVTPFLPGDSLLFAVGALAARPEMNLRLEYIAPLLLVAAVVGDALNYAIGKWIGPRVFHFEDSRFFKKAHLMKAHAFYEKYGGRAIILARFVPIVRTFAPFVAGVGTMSYPKFALYNVAGAVLWVGLFIGAGYIFGGLEIVQKNMKIVILGIIVVSVLPIIWEIVKARLDSRKAAEKNIGLP